The following DNA comes from Candidatus Rokuibacteriota bacterium.
GATCTGACGCCCGATCGTGCCCAGCCCGAAGACTCCCACACGGATTATCACAGGCCTCCTTTACTCGGGCCTCGCCTCGTGTCGGGCCTGCCTGCGGCATGGCCGACGTCCCTCGGCTCGAATGTCGATTAGGGCCTAGCCGCGTGAGTGTCGTCGCCGGAGGCTCCTCCGAACTCCCTCGGCTCGAAGTTCCACACTCGGGCCTCGCCTCGTGACGGGCCTGCCTGCGGCATGGCCGACGTCCCTCGGCTCGAACTGCCCGTTCTGCGCTTATGCAGCCAGCGGGGCCAGAAAGTCCAGGATGCTGCCCGCGGTCGCCTCGGCGGACTCGTAGGGGAACATATGCCCCCCGGCAACGAGCCGGAGCTCGGCGCCCTTGATCCGGCGGACGAACTCCTCGCCGTAGGCGAGCGGGTTGAGCCGATCCGCGTCGCCCCAGAGGAGCAGCGTCGGGGCGCTGATCCGGTGGAGCCGCTTCTTGAGCCCACGGTCCGGAAGCGGCCAGACGAACTTCCCCATCGCCGCCAGTCGCTCGATCCTCTCGATCTGCATGGCCACCTTCGCCTCCTCGTCGGCCGGCGGCGGGGCCCAGGCTCTGGCGCTGGCCGACGCGGGATTCTTCCAGAGGAGCGGCTGGAGGTCCGCCGGCGGCAGGCTCGCCACGTCGGGCAGCGGCGCCTCGTCCAACCAGAGCCCCATCGGCGAGAGCAGGACCAGGCCGCGGGCGCGGCCCGGGCAGAGGGCCGCCAGCTCGGCGGCCACCATCCCGCCGAAGAAGTGACCCACCAGCGAGGCTGAGCCGAGCCCGAGGGCGCCGAGCCACTCGTCGTACGCCAGGGCGAGATCCAGCGGCTCGTCGAGCGTCTCCAGACCGTCTGAGCCCTGGGTCCCGGGATGGAGCGGGGCGTACACCGTGAACCGGCGCGCCAGTCGCTCGAGAAATTCGGGCCAAGCCCGAAGCCCCTCGAACGAGTGGAAGAAGACGACCGGTGCGCCCCGCCCCTCGACGAGGCAGCGGAGGCTGACAGCGCCCTCCCGGATCGCGACGACCCGCTCGCGCGGCGTCATTCGAGCGGGGCAGCCGGCGCAGCGCCCGACGGCCACCAGCGGTCCTTCTGCCCGACCCAGAGGTCGCGGAGGTGCGGAAGCACCTCGCGGCCGAAGAGCTCGATGTTCTTGAGGGTGAGCTCCTTCGGCAGGCTCCCGATCTGGAGCAGCACCATGAGGTGGCCCACCCGGAGCTTGCGGATGCAGTCGGTGAGCTGCTCGCGCACCGTCGCCGGGCTCCCCGCGACGATGTAGCCCTGCTCGACGTAGTCCTTCCAGGTGAGCGCGGCGCGGATCTGTTTGGCCGCGAGCCCCACCTGAGGCCGCGCGCCGGTCCGGAGCGTCCGCACCGTCCGGTAGCCGGGCGCCTCGGCGAACCCCTCCCAGACGTTCAGGCACTTCTGGTAGAAGTAGTGGACGTGGGGCGCGTAGTCCGTCTCGGCCTGGGCATCCGTCTCTGACACGCCGACCAGCTGGAGGAAGCCGGCGCGGAAGGGGTTCTCGTCGGCGCCGAGCCGGGCGATGGCCTCCCAGAAGCCATCCATGGTCTTCTTCGCGTGCTTGTAGCCGAAGTACGAGAGGTAGCAGTAGACGTAGTCCTGCCGCGCCGTCCACTCCCAGGTCTCCACGCTCCCGCCGCCCGGGATCCAGACCGGCGGGTGCGGCGTCTGGAGCGGGCGGGGCCAGATGTTCACGTAGCGGAGCTGCGTGTACTTGCCGTTGAACGCGAAGACGTCGGCGCGCGTCCACGCCTGGATCACCAGGTCGTGAGCCTCGTAGTAGCGCTCCCGCAGCGTGGCGGGCGGGACGCCGTAGGCGAAGTTCGAGTCCATGGACGTTCCGACAGGGAAGCCCGCCACCAGGCGTCCGCCGGAGAGGACATCGAGCATCGCGAACTCCTCCGCCACGCGCACCGGCGGGTTGTAGAGGGCCAGGCTGTTGCCGAGCACGATCAGGGCGGCGCGCGAGGTCCGGCGGGCCAGCGCCGCGGCCATGAGATTCGGGGAAGGCATCAACCCGTAGGCGTTCTGGTGGTGCTCGTTGACGCAGAGCCCGTCGAACCCCGCCGCCTCTGCGAACTCGAGCTCGTCGAGGAACTCGTGATAGAGAACACGGCCCTTCTCGGGGTCGTAGAGCTGGCTCGGCACGTCCACCCAGACCGAACGGTACCGGGTTTCGAAGTCCTCCGGGAGGAAGCGGTAAGGCATCAGGTGGAACACGCAGAGTTTCATCGCTCCTCCTCGACGGACAGGGCCGATCGCGCGGAGGGCCCCTCCCGACGGCGCTCGAGGTTGCCCAGGCCGTCGTAGGCCGCGTACTTGTAGGCGTCGCCCAGCGTGGGATAGTTGAAGACGGTGTCGATGAACGTGTCAATGGTCCCGCCCGCCTGCATCAGCATCAGCCCGACGTGGATCAACTCCGACGCCGCCTCGCCGATGATATGCACGCCGAGGAGCACCTTGTCGGACGCCCGGAAAACCAGCTTGATCTGACCCGCCAGGTCGCCGACGATCTGGCCCCGGGCATTGTGACGGTAGAGGGCCCGCCCGACGCAGTAGTCGATCCGCTTGGCTCGGCAGCTCTCCTCCGTTTCCCCGACCATCGAGACCTCCGGGATCGTGTAGACGGCCAGCGGGAAGATCGGCGCCACGCGCGTCTTGTACTGGAGGTCGAAGGCGTGACCAATCGCCACCCGGGCCTGCTCCATGGAGGTGGCGGCCAGCGCCGGAAAGCCGATCACGTCGCCGGCGGCGTAGATATGGGGGACCACGGTCTGGTAGTGCTCGTTGACCGTGACGTGGCCCCTGTCACCGACGGCGATGCCGATTCGCTCGAGTCCCAGGCACTCGGTGTTGCCGAGGCGGCCCGCGGCGAAGAAGACACTATCCACCTCGAGGACGGCCCCACTCCTGAGTTCCAGCCGTACCGTATCCGGACCGGGCTCGATCCGCGCCGTGCCCTCCCGGAGCCGCAGATCCACACCCAGGAGTTCCATCTGGAGCCTGAACCGGTCCGAGATCTCGGCGTCAAGGAAGGAGAGAAGCCGGTCCCGGCCGTCGATCAGCGTCGCCCGGATCGCCATCGCCGCGAAGATCGTCGTGTACTCGCAGCCGATGACCCCGGCCCCGATGACGGCGAGCGAGCGCGGCAGCCGCTCCATCCCGAGGATCGTGTCGCTGTCGTAGATCCGCGGATCGCCGAACGGGATGTCACGGCCCCGGTTGGGGATCGAGCCCGTCGCGATCAGGACCACGTCGCCGCGAACGAGCCGGTCGGGCGCGCCCGACCGGCTGACCCTGACGGTGTGGGGATCCTCGAAGGTCGCCTGCCCCCGGATCAGGTCGATCCGGTGCCGTTCGATGTTCCAGCTCACCACCTCACGCAACGAGCGGACCACCTCCTGCTCGCGGTACATGAAGTCGCGCACGGTGAGGTCGCGCTTCACCGTGTAATCCACGCCGTAGAGCCCGCGCTGGTGCAGGCCGGAGAAGTAGAGCGCCGTCTCGCGGAGGGTCTTGGACGGGACCGTCCCCGTGTTGACCCCCGCGCCCCCCGGGTCCGGCGCGCGCTCGATCAGGGCCACGCGCTTGCCGAAGTACGCCGCCCGGGCCGCGCCTTTCTCGCCCGCCGGCCCGGAGCCGATCACGACAAGATCGTAGGAGTTCATTCAGGCCTCGCCTCGTGGCTCATTTACTCGGGCCTCGCCTCGGCGCTGGCGCAGGCGATGAGGCTGCCTGCGCCGAAGCGCCTCGGCTCGAACTGCCACGCCTGCGGCTCGTCCGAAGCGCCTCGGCTCGAACAGCCATTCAGCCCTCAAAGGTGTCGGGGTCGATCCCGTGCTGCTTGAGTTTCTTCCTGAGCGTGTTGCGGTTGATACCGAGCAGCGCCGCGGCTTTGACCTGGTTGCGCCGCGTCTCCCGCAGCACTGCCTTGAGGAGCGGCTTTTCGACCAGGGCGATGAGAAGGTCGTAGAGCCTGGCCTCGGACCGGCCCCTGAGCCCCCGGACACACTCGGCCAGCTTTTGCTGGACGATCTCCTCGAGGGTCGCATCGGCCGTCGCCGAGGCCGCGGCCGAGACCGGGGGGATCGGCAGGTGCTCCGTCAGGATCACGCCTCCCGAGGCCATGACCATGGCGCGCTGGATCACGTTCTCCAGTTCCCGCACGTTGCCCGGCCACTCGTAGCCCGTGAGGCGATCGAGCGCCTCGGCGGCGATCGCGCGCTCGCCTAGGTCGGCCGCGTACTTCGCCAGAAAGTGCTCGGCCAGCAGCGGGATGTCTCCGCGGCGCTCGCGCAGCGGCGGGAGGGTCAGCGAGACTACGTTGAGGCGGTAGAAGAGGTCCTCGCGAAAGCGGCCGTCCCGGATCATCGCCTCCAGGTCCCGGTTGGTGGCGGCGATCACCCGCACATCGACGTGGATCGACTCGTGCCCGCCCAC
Coding sequences within:
- the sthA gene encoding Si-specific NAD(P)(+) transhydrogenase — its product is MNSYDLVVIGSGPAGEKGAARAAYFGKRVALIERAPDPGGAGVNTGTVPSKTLRETALYFSGLHQRGLYGVDYTVKRDLTVRDFMYREQEVVRSLREVVSWNIERHRIDLIRGQATFEDPHTVRVSRSGAPDRLVRGDVVLIATGSIPNRGRDIPFGDPRIYDSDTILGMERLPRSLAVIGAGVIGCEYTTIFAAMAIRATLIDGRDRLLSFLDAEISDRFRLQMELLGVDLRLREGTARIEPGPDTVRLELRSGAVLEVDSVFFAAGRLGNTECLGLERIGIAVGDRGHVTVNEHYQTVVPHIYAAGDVIGFPALAATSMEQARVAIGHAFDLQYKTRVAPIFPLAVYTIPEVSMVGETEESCRAKRIDYCVGRALYRHNARGQIVGDLAGQIKLVFRASDKVLLGVHIIGEAASELIHVGLMLMQAGGTIDTFIDTVFNYPTLGDAYKYAAYDGLGNLERRREGPSARSALSVEEER
- a CDS encoding LLM class flavin-dependent oxidoreductase → MKLCVFHLMPYRFLPEDFETRYRSVWVDVPSQLYDPEKGRVLYHEFLDELEFAEAAGFDGLCVNEHHQNAYGLMPSPNLMAAALARRTSRAALIVLGNSLALYNPPVRVAEEFAMLDVLSGGRLVAGFPVGTSMDSNFAYGVPPATLRERYYEAHDLVIQAWTRADVFAFNGKYTQLRYVNIWPRPLQTPHPPVWIPGGGSVETWEWTARQDYVYCYLSYFGYKHAKKTMDGFWEAIARLGADENPFRAGFLQLVGVSETDAQAETDYAPHVHYFYQKCLNVWEGFAEAPGYRTVRTLRTGARPQVGLAAKQIRAALTWKDYVEQGYIVAGSPATVREQLTDCIRKLRVGHLMVLLQIGSLPKELTLKNIELFGREVLPHLRDLWVGQKDRWWPSGAAPAAPLE
- a CDS encoding alpha/beta hydrolase, which translates into the protein MAVGRCAGCPARMTPRERVVAIREGAVSLRCLVEGRGAPVVFFHSFEGLRAWPEFLERLARRFTVYAPLHPGTQGSDGLETLDEPLDLALAYDEWLGALGLGSASLVGHFFGGMVAAELAALCPGRARGLVLLSPMGLWLDEAPLPDVASLPPADLQPLLWKNPASASARAWAPPPADEEAKVAMQIERIERLAAMGKFVWPLPDRGLKKRLHRISAPTLLLWGDADRLNPLAYGEEFVRRIKGAELRLVAGGHMFPYESAEATAGSILDFLAPLAA